The following proteins come from a genomic window of Corallococcus sp. NCRR:
- a CDS encoding dihydrolipoamide acetyltransferase family protein: MATFEFKLPDLGEGVAEGELVKWHVKEGDLVKEDQVLCEVMTDKATVTVPTPHAGRVVKTHGREGDMAKVHQLLVTLEMEGSAPAAQAHGAPASSPAQAAAAPASASATKVLATPVTRRMAREHGLDLAEISGTGPQGRVTKADVVAALEGGNGAPKKNEVASSAPQAARPAAPPVASGKGDERIALRGLRKKIAEKMVRSKFTMPHFAFVEEVDATDLVALRTRLNSQLAAAGDGTKLTYLPFIVKATIAAMKKFPHLNANFDESTQELVVRGEYNIGIAVATPDGLTVAVVRNADQLTLGELAKEISRLSVAARDRKLKMEELTGGTFTITSLGQSGGLFATPILNHPEVGILGVHKLKKRPAVKNDQVVVRDMMNLSLSCDHRVIDGDVAASFVYEIIKYLEAPDLLFLAMA; the protein is encoded by the coding sequence ATGGCGACTTTCGAATTCAAGCTCCCGGATCTCGGCGAAGGCGTGGCGGAGGGCGAGCTCGTCAAGTGGCACGTCAAGGAGGGCGACCTGGTGAAGGAAGACCAGGTGCTCTGCGAGGTGATGACGGACAAGGCCACCGTCACGGTGCCCACCCCCCACGCCGGCCGCGTCGTGAAGACGCACGGGCGTGAAGGCGACATGGCGAAGGTGCACCAGTTGCTGGTGACGCTGGAGATGGAGGGGAGCGCTCCCGCGGCGCAGGCCCACGGAGCTCCGGCTTCGAGCCCCGCGCAGGCGGCTGCGGCTCCGGCCTCTGCCTCGGCCACCAAGGTCCTGGCCACGCCGGTCACGCGCCGCATGGCGCGCGAGCACGGCCTGGACCTGGCGGAGATCTCCGGCACGGGTCCGCAGGGCCGCGTGACGAAGGCGGACGTGGTGGCGGCGCTGGAGGGTGGCAACGGCGCCCCGAAGAAGAACGAGGTCGCATCCTCCGCGCCCCAGGCCGCGCGTCCGGCGGCGCCGCCGGTGGCTTCCGGCAAGGGCGACGAGCGCATCGCGCTGCGCGGTCTGCGCAAGAAGATCGCCGAGAAGATGGTGCGCTCGAAGTTCACGATGCCGCACTTCGCGTTCGTGGAGGAGGTGGACGCCACGGACCTGGTCGCGCTGCGCACGCGGCTCAACAGCCAGCTGGCGGCGGCCGGTGACGGCACGAAGCTGACCTACCTGCCGTTCATCGTGAAGGCGACCATCGCCGCGATGAAGAAGTTCCCGCACCTCAACGCGAACTTCGACGAGTCGACGCAGGAACTGGTGGTGCGCGGCGAGTACAACATCGGCATCGCGGTGGCCACGCCGGACGGCCTCACGGTGGCGGTGGTGCGCAACGCGGACCAGCTCACGCTGGGCGAGCTGGCGAAGGAGATCTCCCGCCTCAGCGTCGCGGCGCGCGACCGCAAGCTGAAGATGGAGGAGCTGACGGGCGGCACCTTCACGATTACTTCGCTGGGGCAGAGCGGCGGCCTGTTCGCCACGCCCATCCTGAACCACCCGGAGGTGGGCATCCTGGGCGTTCACAAGCTGAAGAAGCGCCCGGCGGTGAAGAACGACCAGGTCGTGGTCCGGGACATGATGAACCTGTCGCTGTCCTGCGACCACCGCGTCATCGACGGCGATGTCGCGGCCAGCTTCGTGTACGAGATCATCAAGTACCTGGAAGCGCCGGACCTGTTGTTCCTCGCGATGGCGTGA
- the lipA gene encoding lipoyl synthase: protein MATPDRFPLPQVPDSTRKPEWLKVRLPHGEGYERVKAIVKRVGLSTVCEEARCPNIAECWGGGTATVMLMGEVCTRACRFCHVKVGAPPPLDPMEPIHLAQAVKEMNLEYIVVTSVNRDDRPDGGAGHFASAIRELRKESPRTLVEVLIPDFKGKEEDLATVAQAKPHVVAHNVETVERLTPTVRDRRATYRQSLRVLEYLKNRPEKVYTKTSVMVGLGETDEELERTFKDLRDVGVDVLTLGQYLQPSQYHLRVERFVTPAQFEAYKALAESFGFLYVASGPLVRSSYRAAEFFMKGLMERERVERLG from the coding sequence ATGGCGACTCCCGACCGATTCCCCCTCCCACAGGTCCCTGACAGCACCCGGAAGCCTGAGTGGTTGAAGGTGCGCCTGCCGCATGGCGAGGGCTATGAGCGGGTGAAGGCCATCGTGAAGCGGGTGGGCCTGTCCACGGTGTGCGAAGAGGCCCGCTGCCCGAACATCGCCGAGTGCTGGGGCGGTGGCACCGCCACGGTGATGCTGATGGGCGAGGTGTGCACGCGCGCCTGCCGCTTCTGCCACGTGAAGGTGGGGGCGCCTCCGCCGCTGGACCCGATGGAGCCCATCCATCTGGCGCAGGCGGTGAAGGAGATGAACCTGGAGTACATCGTCGTCACGTCGGTGAACCGCGACGACCGTCCGGACGGAGGCGCCGGCCACTTCGCGTCCGCCATCCGGGAGCTGCGCAAGGAGAGCCCGCGCACGCTCGTGGAGGTCCTCATCCCCGACTTCAAGGGGAAGGAAGAGGACCTGGCCACGGTGGCGCAGGCGAAGCCGCACGTGGTGGCGCACAACGTGGAGACGGTGGAGCGGCTGACGCCCACGGTGCGCGACCGCCGCGCCACGTACCGCCAGTCCCTGCGCGTGCTGGAGTACCTGAAGAACCGCCCGGAGAAGGTCTACACCAAGACGTCCGTGATGGTGGGCCTGGGCGAGACGGACGAGGAGCTGGAGCGCACGTTCAAGGACCTGCGCGATGTGGGCGTGGACGTGCTCACGCTGGGCCAGTACCTGCAGCCGTCGCAGTACCACCTGCGCGTGGAGCGCTTCGTGACGCCCGCGCAGTTCGAAGCGTACAAGGCGCTGGCGGAGTCCTTCGGATTCCTCTACGTGGCCTCCGGGCCGCTGGTTCGCTCCAGCTACCGCGCCGCCGAATTCTTCATGAAGGGCCTGATGGAGCGCGAGCGCGTCGAGCGACTCGGCTGA